AGTTTCTTCTCCATGTCCTCAGTCTCTGTTCCTCGGCTCTTATGTCTTAATCATTCCCTTGCCTTCTTTCACGTCTTACATCTGCAGCTCTTTTAGTTTCCTATATTGGTCGTGCTTTTGTTAAATTTGTTGTCTTGTTGCTTGAACTCACAGATGATCAGACATTCTCCTTTATAAATCTGTGGTATAATTCagaattcattcatccatcaatgaTTCTCAATAATCCTCAGCAAAACAGGCCTAGATCATGATATTACTACCACTCTTCTTCATTgatgagataagattcttatgTAGACATGCTGCAAATGTCTTTCTCAAAAAAGGTATATGTTGGTCTCATGCTTCCCCAAAACAATTTTCCAACAGCCTTTTTCATTTGTTAATGAGCTTTTTAACAAACTGCAGTTGAGCAGTAAGGAACATTATAATAAATCACTTTAAGAGGGGTCTTTCCTTTCATACTCTGAATGCCATTAACTCCCAGGGAGAGCAACAATTTCTTCTCTTTGTGCACAATTACCGGTAGTCTTAATGTACGGTAGATTGATGGAGTTCAAAATCTTacagtgtgtctgtgtttttttctttacttttagcAGTCTGACTCccttaaaaaaagactttttttatacaaaagtccCAGTTGTTTGTGCCATAATATGTTTTAAAAAGCGGGTGCTGTGAAGATCAGACTTTAATTGATACAAGAACCAGTTGTTCTTTGGTGCCCAGTTACACCGGGTCGCCACCTCATCCTATTGACTGAAAACTGTCACAATATATAATATTGGCATATTTtccaaatgaaataacaaaaacatattATTGTAGTTTGGTTTTTATTTGTTGAATATTgttctatttatctgttttcaCGACTTTTGTGAATATCAACTTGCTTTTTTATGCCGTTATTAATAAATGTGTAAAATTGTAAAGGACTCACAAAGCCTCCAGATGTGGAGGAAGTTGTCAAAGATAACTTTCTTGTATTCGAGTGGCTTCTTTATAATGTGAAAGCTATTCTAAATGAACAGCCTCAGAGGTTACTGTGTAATTTAGTCTGCAGAGCAGCACAGATTAATAGATTACTGTCTATCTTGATTCAGTGCCACCCCGACCGACTTTGACTTCTTGGCCATCATTGGGAAAGGGACCTTTGGAAAGGTAACTCTGGAGCAATTACTTACTTatctctttatcatttaatgcATTTCCTGTTGTTATTCTCTTTTGTTGTAAGTCATCCACATATTGAAACTCTCCttgattacatttctttttttgggtgGGAATCAACTGTCAAAGCCTGCATGAGGCATTAATGCTGGATCATATTGTTTGGTAGGAATCAGGGATTTTTGTTTGTTCTAACACTGTGAATCATAAGAAAGAGAATAAAATAGAGGGAGCATTTGGCAGTGACCTGCTGCAGACATCGTGGGCATGGTCAGAGATAGTCTCGCGTGCCAGTACCTGTCAGATGAAAGTGTTGCCTGCTTCATGAATCATTAACTGTACAGTTCACGGAGGTCTTTCATGCTTTCCTCAACAACAAAGCTAATGTGACAGTTAAAAAGGAAAGACGAAAACCCAGAAAAAGAATATGTTAAGCTTTTTCTatgttttctttcctttattATAACCagataaaatatattaaaatgtgttttgttttagatGTTATTGTTCCTTGCGTAAAAAACTTGTCATATTTCTCAGAATGACCTGTTTCCACGGATCACCCGTCTGTGTCGTGTGCACTTTGGTGAAACTACCTGATAGCAGTGTGTTCAGATGCTGGTGAAGAGTAtttactaaacaaaacactAACCAACAAACCTTCATGCAGGTCCTGCTCACCAAGCACAAAGCTGATAACAAGTTCTACGCGGTCAAAGTGCTGCAGAAAAAGATCATcctgaagaaaaaagaggtacCCAAATTAATGATTTGCTTTATATCCATCAAAGCAAATGGTCCCTCATCCCACATGAATGCAAAATCAAAATGAAGCTCTAAAAATGCATCCTAAAAGATTATTCTGACAATCTGACTGAGACGGTTGTCTTGGAGTCCACACAGAGCAGAACAATCTAAATAGTGCTGCTCATAAATGCACTGAAACCTTTCAATTGCAAATCTTCAGTCAgatatttaatttgttgatCAATAATAGCAAAATATTAGAAGACAGAGGGCAGAGATGGAAACTACCTCTGCGGCAAAAAACTTTAAGTTATTAGTAAACAGTCTTCTGACTGAGCAATATGATTTTAATCTTATCATAAATCTAACTTGTTCTGTACAAAGGACAGTGTTTACAACCCCCAGAAAATAAACGTGGCGACTTCTGTGTTTGTCTAACAACACATTGAGACTATCTGATAGAAAACACTGGTCTTCCTATTCTTTTAAGTGTGTTTTGGTTTAAGTTCAATTATGACATGTTAATTGGAAAAAAGATACGGATAAGCTATTTCATTATACTCtccgagtttgtttttttttgggtaaTTTTGTAAAACCTGAATTGAGAtctatttaaaaagtaatgcataGCCCAACGCACCACCTTTATATAAATCAATACCTGATCAAATATTGCTGAACAATGACATTTAGGAATGAaccttttccatccatccattttctgtacCTGTTtgatcctgtgcagggtcacggaGGGAATTCACCTTTTATATTAAGTAAAGCCTCCCCAAAACATGAGCTTTTATTTCAGTCAATTTCTGTATAATATCTTGGATATTTTATACAATATGTATTTTAATCTTctagttttcttttctctctgcaGCAAAAGAACATTATGGCTGAGAGAAACGTGCTGCTGAAGAGTCTGAAGCACCCGTTTCTGGTTCGGCTCCACTACTCCTTCCAGACCTCAGAGAAACTCTACTTTGTCCTGGATTATGTAAACGGAGGAGAGGTATGTGTTTTATTATGAATAAATGCAAAAAGAAACCTTTACTATCAGTCAGGGACTTCTTTGACCTCGAGCAGAGGTGGTTTATGGGCAAATGTCCTCAACGCAAAGACAAAACTACTATGATTTAAACATTGTAATCAAATATCCAGTAACACTGAGAAGGTATTTTGGGTCAAAGTTGTGTGAAATTCAAGGACACTGCTGATACAAATGTTGCACCTGAAATAATAATTCCACTGCATTATCAAGACCTTCAAAGAGAGCAGCTCAGCTACAGTGGAGAAACCCTCAGGTCAAATGAGCCAAGGGTGTCCAGAAAGTGACAGAACTGTTTCCTTTTTAGATATTCAACTAAGGAATCGTGTCACCGCCAGTCCAGAGCTGCTCAAAAACAGCCGCTCAGGGGGATGCAAATGCATCCGCACATCTAGTGAGACGAAAACCGGCTTGGTGTGAAGAGGTGCACCAAAGAAGACACTTCTCTCCAAAAAAGCATTCAGTACAGACAAAAATTCCGtaggaaataaaaacatgtatCTTCTCCAATGAAGCCCCGTTCCAGCTGTTTGGGAAGtctggaaaatcgattttctacCGCAGAAAGTCCTGTGCTATACAAacattgaaacaggctgacgcTACACTGACATAACGCGTGTTTGGGGTTGTTTGAGTTCACTATAGTAGCGTCATGTCCTCCAAGAGCAGCTTCTCCCAACAGTCCGGGAGGAAGATAAAAGAGCCTCTTAGATCACTATAATACACTATCTGTAGAGCTTAACCCCACCAAGAACATGTGAAAATGCAGAAAATGACAAACTGTGATCAACTCAGGGCAGTACTACAGCAATAATGGATCTTTATGTGTTCAGATTGGGCCAGAAATAAATATCCAGGGTACCAGAGAAAActgtattcttctttttttttcaaaggaagGTCACTGTACAACACTGTAAATGCAACTATTTAAATAAGCCTTATGTGTTtaccattaaaggagcttgacgcaggatttatgaaaaaaattcttatacgtttttagttttctagtaataatgtcagatgaagcgttccaaaccaaaaagaatgagccctctagtgtatctctccgttgccttgaacaggctgtgtgctgaaaaatgtgctgcaattgtggggccgaatttcccagGTCTGCCAATGGAAACACACAAGAAACATCCATCCGTTATCCACCTGATTGTCCCTGATTGTCCCTAATTAGGATCACAGGAATCTGTCAGAGTCTTTCCCAGCTCTCTTTGGGCTAAAAGGCAGGGATACACCCTGGACTTGCCagacattttttaaaaacaatccaAGTACTGCCCTAATCATTGTTCTCAACTGGAAAGCCCTAAAGACGTTCCACCAGAGCCTTTGGTTTTTGTGTGTACGCTGCGTCATATAAGCAGGTCAATATTGTTGTCACGGAAAATATCTTCCCCCTGTTCATCCCTAGTTCAATGATAATACATCACTCCATCACTGCCTTTACATGTCTTCtgtatttaagaaaacaaaatgttcaactgtcttttatttctccttctctctctaGCTGTTCTTCCACCTGCAAAGAGAGAGGTGTTTCTCCGAGCCCAGGGCCAGGTTCTACACGGCCGAAGTAGCAAGCGCGATTGGCTACCTTCATTCTCTCAACATCGTCTACAGGTGGGACAGATATTTTTTTGTAATACAGAGTTATTTGCCAATATCAGATCAGCTCATGACCATcggagtccttttttttttcacaacagAGATCTGAAGCCGGAGAATATTCTTTTAGACTCTCAGGTGAGTAAATGTAAATTCCGACTCTGATTTGCATGGCGTCCTTTTGTTTATTGTATGTATGTCTACGTATGCAGGGCCATGTGGTGCTGACAGATTTTGGCCTGTGCAAAGAGGGTGTAGAGCCAGAAGGGACCACTTCAACTTTCTGTGGCACTCCTGAAGTGAGTTATAAAAAGACAAACATGAAAACTAATCAATGAGTGCTGATCTAACATGCTTCCACCATCCTTATTTAAACTTTTCACCCGGATTATCAAGTGCAAACATGTCTTAAAATGTGATTAACAGTGATAAAAGTACAGACACAACCTATTagaagttattttattttttttccgtttgtttTATCATAAGTATCTAGCACCAGAGGTTCTTCGTAAGGAGCCCTACGACAGGACGGTGGACTGGTGGTGTCTGGGAGCAGTTCTGTACGAGATGGTCTTCAGCCTGGTAGGAATGGACATTTCCTTTACCGGTACTCTTTTTATTCCCAGATATTTTCCATTGGAGTCATCCAACAACCCCCATCTCACCTTTATATTTGTAaaccataattttttttttctgtaatattttttttttttataccttgtctgcacacatattaatggttgaaaCCATGCCGGTAGAAACCTGAGGCGTATCTTTCTGTAATTTCTGATTGTAAATCACAACCTCCCATATACAAGATATaaaatgttattgtatttttatttggtCTTTTATTAGCCTAGTCCCAACTACTGATAGTACCAGGGTAACTGAATATTTATGGTTCCTGTCATCTTGCCGCTTGTGTCTTGAATGTGAAGCTACAGCTAGAGAGCACGGTCTTCCACTGGAGATTAGCGTCAACAGCAAGCCTGGCTCGACCCAACCTGCAACTAACTTTTTTATCTTTACTGTCAGTTTACAATGAATGTGGAGTGTGAAGAGGTCTCAAACAACCTTGAAAAATgggtattgttttatttctggTGCCCAAAAGTTCAAACGTcaggagaaacaaagaaatccaCATGTACCGTATTTGATAAAAATAATCAGAGCTAATCCATATCCTCACAAACCTGATCATTTTTACATCACAAACATGGTCCTTGGAACTACTgttttcaatttttcaattccTAAAAAGAGGGCACACTTGAGGAAAGTTAGGTTTCATTGTAAATATATGTGAAATTGTATCgctctattttcttttcttaactaTTAAAATGCTTCCTTCTACGTCAGCCTCCGTTCTACAGCCGAGACGTTGGTGAAATGTACGACGGGATCCTCCACAAGCCGCTGCCTGTGCCTCCAGGGAAGTCTGATGCCATCTGCTCTCTGCTGGTGGGTCTCCTGCAGAAAGACCAGCACAGACGCATCGGGGCCATCGCTGACTTTGTGAGTAAATCAtgttaatgaaaaataaagttgttttttttgtttgcagaaAAAAGTCATCTTTGTCTTAGAGAGGAGACATGGAATAACAATGCCTTAGATAAGAAAAAGTCAGAGTGGTAGCCTTTTCTAGATGTATGAAATATGACGTTTTTTTTATGATAGATTTACAACTACACATTGTAATGTCAGTAAAAACGTCTAATTCTAATGAATTCCATTCTATGGACAAATCAGTATGACTACACACATGTGAAGATGTGTAACTCTTCTTCTTTTGTTCTTATTAGTTAGAAATAAAGAAccacccttttttttccccgaTCAACTGGGATGACCTGGACAACAAGAGAATCACTCCTCCGTACAACCCCAACGTGGTGAGTGGTTTCAGGGTGAATACTGTGCTACTGAGTGGGGATGGTCAGGCATGTCATGTACCACTCTTAGGGCTTTTTGATTAAATCAGTGCTAGTACTAGGCTGGTGCTAGAGCTGGCTCTAAACAGGTTCTACAAAGAACTGGATTGCTTTTCCACTGGCTGGAGAGCACCAGAGATAGGATCCTACATCATATATTAAGTTACCAAAGTGGAAGCAGGAAATTCATAAAAGGAGCGTGAAATTCCTGGATTTGCTGTATATCAGTTGTATTTGGAAAGTGATTTAATCTTAACCTTATACACTAAAGTACCA
This is a stretch of genomic DNA from Cololabis saira isolate AMF1-May2022 chromosome 12, fColSai1.1, whole genome shotgun sequence. It encodes these proteins:
- the sgk2a gene encoding serine/threonine-protein kinase Sgk2, whose protein sequence is MAQCNMKSSSPSSPRDNINLGPTANPHATPTDFDFLAIIGKGTFGKVLLTKHKADNKFYAVKVLQKKIILKKKEQKNIMAERNVLLKSLKHPFLVRLHYSFQTSEKLYFVLDYVNGGELFFHLQRERCFSEPRARFYTAEVASAIGYLHSLNIVYRDLKPENILLDSQGHVVLTDFGLCKEGVEPEGTTSTFCGTPEYLAPEVLRKEPYDRTVDWWCLGAVLYEMVFSLPPFYSRDVGEMYDGILHKPLPVPPGKSDAICSLLVGLLQKDQHRRIGAIADFLEIKNHPFFSPINWDDLDNKRITPPYNPNVRGPSDIQHIDPEFTREMVPNSVSRTPELTASTSSNNAFNGFSYVSNDDSFL